One Ctenopharyngodon idella isolate HZGC_01 chromosome 3, HZGC01, whole genome shotgun sequence genomic window, gtctcacagaatttaatgacagaattttaatttttgagtgaactaaccctttaactttgcACAAAAAGTCATGTTACATCTTCTTGTGGCTATACTATTAAAGCAATATGTTAATGTTTATGGATTGACCCCATTCACTTCCACTATAAGTGCCTCACTGTAATccaaattttgattttctttaaagaaaaggAGGGAAAAATCTAAGTTAATTCAATGAAAATTACGCCACAATTGATGTTAAATGTACAATATGTAATCTGGAATATTTCTGGAACATTAATAGAATATTAACAGAGTAGAGAACATTGCAAAAGATAAATTTAACACAGCTCTGTGGGCTACTATGGGTTTGCAGATTTTAGGACTGTTATAAATACAGTATGCACAATTTTTGTATTATGACAATCTAAGTATGACATTTGTTATGATATTCTCCAGACTTCTCAGAGAAATCCTGCCCTCTatatcactatatatatatatatatatatatatatatatatttatatttatttatttatttttttttttctgtaataagCAATACATCAGTACTGTTCTTGATTGGCATGTGACTAGAGAGGTACAGTGTGTCCTGTAAGCTTATCAAGATGTGAGCatatactgtttaaaaaacTACCATCAACTCCTCCTTATTTGACTTCAcatactgccatctagtggaatacaatagaatattataaaatgaacaGCTTGGAAATAGAATTAGATGAGTCATGTTTTAAACAATAGCCAAAATACCAAACCTGTCAAATTCtatattaacttttattttatttttcagtcacATTAACTAACATAAGAAAAGGCAAAGACAAGGAatgattgaaataaataaatatgtatttaaatcatTCCTTAGTGAGAAACGCATTCATGAGGGCATTCACATTTTGCTTTGTATCATATAATGTGgccactggaaaaaaatatgttcatttacaCTGGATGCAAAGTATCCACAGTCTCAGATATCAAGACAAACGTTAACTGTCTTGCCCACATTGCAAAGCTCCAGCTCCTTCAGCATCACTAAGAGTTGGCCCCCGTCCGAGGTCCTTTCACGACGAAGATCTTTGCCTCGTCATCAATCTCGTCCATGATTCTCTCCTGCCTGACTGAGAGAATGGTGTAGCTGACTGATGGAGTGATGTAGTTAAGACCATTACGTCACACAACTGGAGAAgattaataatgaatgaataaacagaCATTTAATAATTGAGTATCTGAAAATGTGCTACTGACATGTTTAACAGAAATATAAATGGATTATGGTGctgccatatttttttttactgtatggTACCATGACAATACAATGGTTTTTTGTGTCAAATAAATTTGGGTAAATAATATGGTAAtcattaattaacatgatatatatcaaagtaccatAACCATTACTGTCCCCGGGAACTCCTATGAAAAGTCACAATGATAAACAAAGGGCCACCAAAATACCAGTGTTACTGAGGTAAATCATAAATTTATATGGAATGGCCCTCAGGAGTAGGATTAGatattttctgtatttgtttttttaattacagtGTTAGCTAATACTAAGTAAACACGGTTTTACTGTAGTAACGAAGAAACTAAGGTTACCATGTAAAATTTTGTAAGAATACTACAAGTATGACAGTATTCTAAAATAAATAGGAAAGTatgattgttattttttatacagttttttaatttaatgtgcaAAACGATGTTTATCAACTTATGGAAATAAATCATTTGAGGCTCAGCTGTCATGTTAAGGATACACAGGCCCACAACAAAGGCTCCGATGGTCAGACCCGTGATCAGATTACGGCTTCGGATTTGTTTTGAGTGCCTTTTCCAGTATTCCAGTTCCTGCTGTCTTTTGAGGAGCTGTTTCTGAGCTGCTGTAAGTTGTTTCGGAGCTGTTGAGGACGCGTCCTGAGTCTTTCCCTCCATGTTTGTTCCGTCTTCTGTGACGCTGGACGCTGCACCAATCAAATAATCCATATGCGATACGTCAGGTGTCTCGCTGCGAACAACCAGGAGGTGTCGCTATAACCACGAGGAATGCTAGGACTTTTTAATTCTCTTAGGCCAGCTTTCACcgacagggtttagattaagaCAGAAGTAGGCTACTTAAATAGTTAAATTAGGAGATGTAAGTATCTTTTTAAAACGTGCCTTttagattaaaaacaaaacattactgGAGTGCATATtgtgacaaaacaatggcactgacatattttaagatatgtcagtgcaagttgctttcagttaaaacagctcaaacatgcattttagtctgggactagcttaaaggtttgaaacaacatgagggtgagtaaatgatgacagaattttcatttttgggtgagctattcctttaagccttgtctgtgaaactgggcatTAGTATGACAGAAGTTAAATTAAAACTCCTTAATCTACTACTATTCCATTATGGAGGGCCAAACCcgaaataaattattaataattatttcctAATGAGAAAATTTAATtatgagaaaaacaaaatttagtTGGAACTTATCCTTCtattcattttctctttctatGTATTTTATGTGTAAGAATTCCCctgtattatttacttttacTACTAgactatttaagacattttagtCCATTAAAAGACTAAATAATTATAAACATAATCATAGATAGTGTAGTGCAGGAAGatataggcccggtttcacagacagggcttagcctaagccaggattaggccttagttcaattagggcatttaagtagcttttataaacgttcactagaaaaacacattactagtgtgcatcttgagacaaaacaatggcactgacatattttaagatatgtaagTCCGAGTTATTttacagctcaaacatgcattttagtctaggactagcttaagcctggtctgtgaaactgggggataGTATATTGTAGTGTAtatgtaaaaaacaacaacaaaaaaaactcttaatgacacatttttgaCAGTTACAGAAGTACATAACCTTGTTTAAATTCACAAAGTGGTTACTGAAAGCTTGAAAATATTTCAGGGAACAATAAAGAAAGACAGGAGCCGACGAGTGAAAATGAAGGcaccatatttatttataatttctcACATTGCATTGATATATAGTCCAGTGATAATATCTGTTCACTATCTTAAATTGATGTACATCTTTTTCATCTGGTTTGCACAATAATTATTGTATATATGCACTCTTGTAatactaaaaacaacatttctttCTTATATCTTGATATATTTCCTAGATTTCTGTAATTACCAGTGTAACAACTATGCACatatttgcataaaattaaatatggtgTTTTATTTACAGAATATTTATCTCTGTAATGTAATGAAATTgccaattatttttttaaccatattttttttataaacatatgtaaaatatgtacaGCTTTAGTCTAcatccacaaacacacaatgcaCATCCACATTTTACTTTACTGCATAATGTtctattattcattatattcattttcataCTTCTGTACATTGTACTGTCAGTACAATGTTTGATCTTAAAGATTAAAGACAGTGAAAAATGTTAGTTCATACAGTTgatcaaaaaaacacttttttttttcagtctccTCAGCAATAAGATTCATAGGCCTAGTGCTTCTTCCACATTAGTCATTAAGCACTTTAAAGCCCAGGTTTCATCATCAAGATCTTTGTTcagagaaaaattaaaaatcaagcaAATGTCCATACCTTAGTAGAGAACCTTTGCTTGTTCATTCAACATCTGCACAGAAATCTCACAGGAAAAAGCTTGTTTGTTTGGCTAATGGAAAAATTTCATTGTTCCACAGGAACCATTTTGGATGAGTAgcaataatatacagtatattattcaGTAACAAGTACAAGTATGTGCTCTGCTTGTCTAATATCTTCAAAGCAATTGTTGTAAGTTATTTCTTACCGAGGACTCCACAATTGTTTCATCTCAAACATAAAACCTTGACAAATCAGAATTTGTCTTTCTTAATAAGATCGGTTTGATCATATCAACTGATGATCCCTTTGGCTTTCTGTTCTCTTGATTTCAGCAGTACCAAAAACACAGATTGCATTAAGTTTTAAAATGCAGATCCTCTTGATGTTTCACAGGGCACTTATTTGTTGTGATGTTTTGATTagttctaataaaaaaaatattgattggGACAGTTGATATCGACTCAGTCAGTAACCTAGTTCATTTCTCTGGAGAGATGATGGGAACATCAGAAGATGGTGCTGATGGTTGTATTCTCTTTCCTTTTATTGGGTAATTTCATTTGGTTTTGAAGAGCTCATTGAACTCGTTGAGTACGAGCTCCACAATCTGGTTCTGAAAGACCATGTGCATGGTGATGTTGGACTCCTCCTGCGGTCTCAGCAATGTTGGGCCGAACACGATGGCCATACTTTGGACAGACATGCGGTTCTGCTCACCGTGCTCAATAACCCTGGAGGACAGATGGGTAAATGGATTTAGTACTTCTACAGACTTTCTTGAATTATCTGATCGCTGTTAATACCCGACACGAACAAAACCAACATAAGTGACAAACATGGTCATAATACTACTGACATATACTACAATaaaactgagcaaaaaaaaaaaaaaaaaaaaaggtccataCTTTCGGAGATGTCTGAAGAGAACCTCCATGGTGTCGTGATTGGGCAAAGGCAAGTTTCTCACCAGATCTCGTATATATGACACTTTCTGGCTGTAGTCACTCATTTCTAGAAAACAAATACAATTCTTGATTTTTATCctggtgaattttttttgtagataaaataataaaatatttcaaaaagagTCATGAATCATACATTGAGTTCATGATGCAATGCATCATTTAGTAAAGAATCATACCAAATGAAATCGCTGTCAAAGCAAATATACTGTACATCACTAGTTTCcatgtcaaaaatattatttttagtatCTAACAAAAAACTGATTTATTAGGTATACAATTCATTTGTTCTCTAAAACGGGACAGTTACACTCACGAATGGCAGCGATGAACCTATCAAAAAAGCTGAAGGGGAAAAGAGGCTCAGGAAGTTCACGTAGGAAAAGCTTCAAAGCTCCTGTGATCACATGAATCTCTTCCCACTGCCCATCCTCCAAATCCAGATCCTCTTCtacagaaagaaaggaaaatacagttttgtactgtcaataaaacaaaaaacaatacatatacacacacacatatatatatatataaacttcatTGTTTGAAGGAGATCTCAAATGAATTTGTTATGATTTTACAGCAGTAACCATTTAAATTTTtactaatttatatttttacactttattattttttatgtcagCACATGACTAGAACAGAATAGTtacagtacaatgacaaacattttaaaacaaactctTACCACTTCGTAAGAAAACCAACATTTCATCAACATTTGATGAAAttcttaaactttttaaaaacattgattaaataaaattaggaataaaatctttaaaaatatctgtagCAATTGtggtgttttgtttatttgcagAGCATTCTATAAATTCACTGTGATATAGTGCACAGCTCAATCCTGAATGGTGGATGTGTTCAGTGAAACGGTTGAAACACAATAAAAGTAATTGCGGTGATCTTTCATGATGTGTCTAGCTCTTGTTTACCATGATCAGCTTTATATCGCAGCTTCTGGATGACAGCCAGGTTCCCGCTCACTCTGTAGATTCCATCTATTTTCAGACCTGTATTTTAACAGACAATGACACTTTAGATGACTTTTCTTAAGGCCCAtttacaccaagaacgataattATATCATatctttttgtttattatgaGCGTGCGCTGTAGTTTTATTGTCTGCCTCTTTAAATGCTCGGCCCTTTAAagcagaatggattctgattggctgtcaatgtcaatttatcatttatcagctagaaaaaaaagttgtaaaaaagtgattccaacgatattgtttctctgtgctgtaattgttatagttgtggtgtggactctgctgtTCGTTTAcatttagaacaatttttaaaaccatttctttatcgttatcgtccttggtgtgaacaggccttaactTAAACTCATTATCAGACACCAAAATGAATGCTTACCCCTTTTCTCAACAGATCTGATGCATTTTTCCATAAACTTGGGCACGGTTGTGTTTTCTCTATGACAGAGGGTGTCTATGTGGCAGCCAAACACATTCTCTGTAAACAAAGTGAAGGAACAAATTGaaagttaaaatgatttacTATATTAAAACAGGAAGTGAATATAAGATAAGATCCAGTCTATGACCGTCAGCTTTTCATTGATACCTGCTTGAATTCTTTGAAACCGAGTCTTCAGTATTCATGGACTGAACAGTATCATTGATTAAATTCATGATGAAAGGCAAACGTTGAAACTAACCTTTGATGTAGCCCTTCTCTTTGACTGACTGCAGGGTGGGCCGCCTCTGGAGGAACTTGCGTAGCTTGGTACGGACACGGCCCTGTTCTATGTCTATGTTACTTGAGGAACTCAGTCTTGTTGCTAtaagaaaaatatgtaaaaacacAAAGATGCTGAATTAAGTCATTTATAACAGTGATGTACTTGATGCTCATCTGATTCAGTTCCTCACATTCAGTCTTCTTCTCTTTATCTGCAGGCAATTTTTCTGGGATGTCTTCCACTTCATCCTCTGAGTAATGGCCATGGTCCTGCTGTGAAAGATAACAACATATTTTAAACATCGTTTTAAGCAAATGTGATTTGGACAACTTCATATTTTCTGTTATACTGTATGTGGCCAGCAGGAGCAGCACTCACCAGCAGTCTGATGGTGTCCAAAATGATCTTGTGCCAGTCATGTATGATGCTGTCTGTGTCATACTGTATCAGATACTCAGAGCCGTGACGTGTCTTGAGCTGCTCAGTGACAGTATTACAGgcttattattaaaaatactacTACAAGAAAATCTCTAAATGGCAAAAGTCAACAATTATTGCCAGCAAACAATATCAAAGCcacaaatgaacatttttgtgcATCAGATAACGTACTTCTTGGCTTTACCACTCCTTACACTGCAGCACATGTTCTTAATAGCGCAAGAGTTTTAGcagcatttgtgttttattgcCAAAACAAAGGTAACCAGTCACACTGGCCTATGATGACTAAACTCATCACAATGGAACAGATTTGAATTCAGAGAAACAATTCAGGCAAATTCAGTCTTAATTCGTGGAAAAGCAATGTAATAAATTTCACAGGATGCAAGtcctttgtttatttattttgagatactgTACTGCGTCACAGTGATTACCTCTAAAACATTCTTCTTGCTCGACTTTTCTTTAGACGCCCATGATAAAGTCGCTCCTTTCAGTTCCACTGTGTACTCCGGGACAATCTGATTGGACTTGGTCTGCAGGAGTCAACCAATGGCAATCAGTGTATATGAAAGCTGCTTTCTTTAGTAAACTTAATCAAGAAAACGGCCCCTTCCTACATAGGTGCTATGCGATTTCTCTATATCCACATTGTACCAAACTAGGAGTGCCAATAACCAATAAATGGCTGATATTAAATTCTAcactattttgtttaaataagcaaatgtttaaatggtacAAGtcaatttaggcatcacaacataaTAATGTagagtatgaaaaatggatattcatttggAGATCTGAtttcaagatttttttattttttattaaattatcatcttttaaaagatttaaagaTTATGATAAAGGTAATCTGTATGTGAAAATAGAGTAAATGAGCATGTAGAGATGAATATAAACAAGTATATCCAATATAGTCTaatatgataattaaaaaaacaaaaacaatattagCTGATAAGTGATATGTTACCGATCTATTGTGTATCCCAAATTATTAAGTAAACAGATTAGGTGAACTTACAGACATCCCAGCAGGTGTAAATTTTGGGTCTTTGTGGAAAGTGAGTATGCCATCATGAAGAACAGTCCACGACTGCGCCCAGTTCTTCCTGCAAAGACAGCAGCAGAGATTTCAGAGCAGAGAGACTTGGTAAAACACTTTAAAGATCACATTCTCTTTAATACTCTATTTACTCTATTCTCAGAATCTGAGCAACATATATGAAAGGGAATCTTTATGTAAACTCTCTGTGGCGTGAAGCAgggcggggccgagagccgtgggaGCGGATGTTAATGAGCGACACCTGGTATCGAGTCCCGGGGTGGAGCTCcggaaggataaaaggaggagtgacgaCAGTGCAAGACGAGAGAGGACTAGGTCTGGGACTTTTGCTAAATTCGGAACCGCATACTAGCATACTTCTCTTACTATTTTTCCATCTCTTTCTATGGCAGGAGGAGTAAGAGTAGCATGCTAGTATGCGGATCCAAATTCAGCATGTTGTGTTATATGTGGCAGTCGTCCATGAGGGGGTGCCGCTTCCTTTCGTTTTgttgttaatgtttgttttgctatTAAAATTATGCTGAACGTTCACGGGTTACCGCTTCCTCCTTCCCTGAGCCTTGAACATTGTTACACTCTCATTAGCCAGAAGTGCATAAAGAAAAGCATGGTTTCCCAAGCTGGGTTTGTGACTTGATGAgaagttaataattaattaaataataaaaacggaaaaaacaacaacaacaaacaaaaaaaagatgaaatattttatttgttaacctGCATGTCAAAGTACCATAAACATGCAAACGTGTtgtcaaattattaaaatatttactgaaataaatattaatattactactgaaattaatattaaatattaagtaaatacTTTAGGTCAAAGGGGTTCCGTTGACAGAAATGTTTGGGAATTCAAATCTAGGGTAAATCATAAAAACTAAGgatatgtttacacgacaacgatgtactaaaaacagaaacttTTTTTGCGTTTTTCGCGTACGGacaacaacgttgtcaaaactatccccgttcacatggatccacaaaaacgactaaaaacactgtattatgctgccagtaCAGTATTTGGTGGccattttgtaaagaaacactacacgcctatagactaAATACATATGCGCATGACGTCaaagttttcacaaattcgtgtttttgtatcttacacagagacaatatatttttcaaaaacttgcactttgaaacccattttcaaaagttagcattttcaggcacccaaaatgcagtttttgtgtaaatgaacggccaatacgcataaaaagttttccatttttagatgaaaacggtgtcgtgtaacgGCAACTAAACAGATGACTGATTTACAtgactgatttttttcccccatcaaTGCTTAGGTGAAGTATGACTATACTGTTTAACCACAGATAAAAGCTGTGAATTTAAGGCCACACCTCAGCCTCTTTCCATTCTCAGCCACTTTGGTCTTGTTGAGAATCCCAGCCTTCTCCATTGTTGACTGTTGAATGCAAAAGACAAGGAGTTGTTtgtcagatttaaaaaaaaaaataataataattcaaaccATGGACAAACAAAAAGCTCtttttgaacattaaaaataaaccatttaaTCATTTCATAATGACAAGTAAACAAGAACTAAATTTCAGAGCTTAGAGAGCTGGTAAATGTTGTGTGATGTGAGTGCAACAGTTGTTAAAAAGTGTGTGTTAGTGCAGGTCTGTTGGTAGAAAGTTAAATGAGTAATGACGGAATAGCAtgccacaaaaaaaacattatttacagcTACTGATGAGCGACAAACATTTTAAAGCCAAGAAAGACCATCAAAAAACAAGCAGTGATGTTAGTTTTTGTCTAATGCATGACATGTTAGTTTTGGACCCCAATGCAGACAACTTAACAGGCCTATTATACAAGCTCAGGACGCGTACATGATGAGAATGTGAATCTGTGCTTTGACTGGACAGGTTTCTCCTCCGTCTTAACTTTTTATCCTTGAGAAAGGAAACAAAATCATGGGTTCTCACATAATCTTGGACTtctttttattgtcattttttttttttcaaaaatatattgcatatttttttatatttatatcaaaaCACTGATAACTAAACCAGAACATCAGAAAATCATATATTTGAGActtaaaaacaacttttcttTTATCAAAATGACTGGTTAAAATTGGTTTAAGATCATGCATGCAAATGTGTTCTGTTAGAGAAACTTAACATGAATTAGAGcgaaattataataaaacatgaatgaGACTGTTACACATGAATGAGTTTTGGGGAACTAAATGACATGAGTTACACGCTCCAACGAGGGTTGGAAATAACAGAGGTCACGTTACATACGTAATGCTGCGATTCTGGTGAATTCCCTGTGCTGGATGCATCACTGGCGTTGTCAGAGGCGATCCGCCTGTGTGAGGGGGAAAATTTCTGTTGGAGGaaatgaagagaaagaaaaataaatgaatattaggTGGTGGAAAGAGGTGCAGTGGTGTGTCAGATCAGGTACCAGATGTTTCCTTCCTTCCTGTTGTGGTCACTGTGATGTCAGATGCAGAAAATAGCTGAGAAAGAAATGTCTCGCATGAGAGAGAACAGGCTTTGCTTTAAGGGCATCCCTCACACAATGTGCTGAAACTGTGAAGAATCATTTTGGGTTATGTCCTCTCTAAGGGTTTATAAATCAGATAAATGTTAACTATTATATCTTAAATTATGAGGTTAAAAAGATCTGGG contains:
- the LOC127509075 gene encoding cytochrome c oxidase assembly factor 3 homolog, mitochondrial, producing MDYLIGAASSVTEDGTNMEGKTQDASSTAPKQLTAAQKQLLKRQQELEYWKRHSKQIRSRNLITGLTIGAFVVGLFSYTILSVRQERIMDEIDDEAKIFVVKGPRTGANS
- the arhgap27l gene encoding rho GTPase-activating protein 15 isoform X3, with amino-acid sequence MEVKEVILKACRTLMPRLQTFLRFRKTENDPTTAVYANVSDLKKTVPRSSNSSASTCSSPGIALSPAPDTVSPPNSAGWQVHTDHDSGKDYYYHPATGQSSWSDPRSPHPGAGMESVTSPMPVPTPSSAHSLGSDWVQLLDETTGRHYYYNYALKQTSWTAPEPSLPPSSTDEAHSHGKEADFPPPLPDEDYPTNLCEDSHILLQLPKDFQLPPVKRAVIPRAVMDPRKDAPLGWTHSIGADGKSVYTSDLTQEKWIQSKDDKGKLYYHLKDGSKCQWTLPEASVPSGQPMNGNGIDQDAQPVLNNWRFTMAQFNMSQEDLKFSPSHRRIASDNASDASSTGNSPESQHYDKKLRRRRNLSSQSTDSHSHHSTMEKAGILNKTKVAENGKRLRKNWAQSWTVLHDGILTFHKDPKFTPAGMSTKSNQIVPEYTVELKGATLSWASKEKSSKKNVLELKTRHGSEYLIQYDTDSIIHDWHKIILDTIRLLQDHGHYSEDEVEDIPEKLPADKEKKTESTRLSSSSNIDIEQGRVRTKLRKFLQRRPTLQSVKEKGYIKENVFGCHIDTLCHRENTTVPKFMEKCIRSVEKRGLKIDGIYRVSGNLAVIQKLRYKADHEEDLDLEDGQWEEIHVITGALKLFLRELPEPLFPFSFFDRFIAAIQMSDYSQKVSYIRDLVRNLPLPNHDTMEVLFRHLRKVIEHGEQNRMSVQSMAIVFGPTLLRPQEESNITMHMVFQNQIVELVLNEFNELFKTK